A genomic window from Antedon mediterranea chromosome 4, ecAntMedi1.1, whole genome shotgun sequence includes:
- the LOC140048021 gene encoding uncharacterized protein, giving the protein MNRSTVILIVIVLTFGVSSISSVVVVNELIEFDDSKTNRLINVDAEAIINKIEHDTFEEVSKTKSKRYNLKKCCRVGKNVADELMFCNIDLMLVAGEKIDKAHRRKKFNKLLTEQHDLIEKVESCYPSKSSRMMLKKCCLWHQSLTDEMDSCKRMENKEDKRQCRRFVKEHKRQLA; this is encoded by the exons ATGAACCGGTCTACTGTAATTCTGATAGTGATTGTTCTAACATTTGGCGTGTCATCTATTTCGAGTG tagttGTGGTAAACGAATTAATTGAGTTTGACGATAGCAAGACCAATAGGTTGATAAACGTCGATGCCGAAGctatcataaataaaatagaacatGACACATTTGAAGAAGTTTCTAAAACCAAAAGTAAAAGATACAATCTAAAGAAGTGCTGTAGAGTTGGCAAAAATGTTGCGGATGAATTAATGTTCTGTAACATCGACTTAATGCTGGTAGCGGGAGAAAAAATTGACAAAGCTCATCGCAGAAAGAAGTTCAATAAACTACTGACTGAACAACATGACCTGATAGAAAAGGTGGAGAGTTGTTATCCTTCAAAGTCATCTCGAATgatgttaaaaaaatgttgtctGTGGCACCAGAGTCTTACAGATGAGATGGATTCCTGCAAACGGATGGAAAACAAAGAGGACAAACGACAGTGCAGACGATTTGTGAAAGAGCACAAACGACAATTAGCCTAA
- the LOC140046529 gene encoding uncharacterized protein isoform X1, whose amino-acid sequence MAEEGKSETPKRYPAVYQYGPHTVRGLKPGEKKKWCTCGLSKKDPWCDGAHKRTGFHSLKWIVPENPDASYDICGCKHTKNAPYCDGTCRERDLESEVKERQEKCLNKEKHPSCSKMCTSCGWVDF is encoded by the exons atggcTGAAGAAGGCAAATCAGAGACTCCTAAGCGATACCCTGCAGTATATCAG TATGGACCACATACCGTTAGAGGATTAAAACCTGGTGAGAAGAAAAAATGGTGTACTTGTGGACTGAGTAAAAAAGATCCATGGTGTGATG GAGCACACAAGAGGACGGGATTTCATTCACTAAAGTGGATCGTTCCAGAAAATCCTGATGCAAGCTATGATATATGTGGTTGCAAACATACCAAGAATGCCCCATACTGTGATGGTACATGCCGAGAAAGGGATCTGGAGAGTGAGGTTAAAGAAAGGCAAGAGAAATGCttaaacaaggaaaaacatccATCATGTTCAAAGATGTGTACATCATGTGGTTGGGTAGATTTCTGA
- the LOC140046529 gene encoding uncharacterized protein isoform X2 — protein sequence MAEEGKSETPKRYPAVYQYGPHTVRGLKPGEKKKWCTCGLSKKDPWCDDSHKGTGFVPLLWTVPDKPQTLYQICSCKYTTKPPYCDGTHINLPCDVLDRQRDCKKNKEHSNCRKLCTNCGYVPDF from the exons atggcTGAAGAAGGCAAATCAGAGACTCCTAAGCGATACCCTGCAGTATATCAG TATGGACCACATACCGTTAGAGGATTAAAACCTGGTGAGAAGAAAAAATGGTGTACTTGTGGACTGAGTAAAAAAGATCCATGGTGTGATG ATTCTCACAAAGGCACAGGCTTTGTACCCTTGCTTTGGACTGTCCCTGACAAACCACAAACGCTTTATCAAATATGCTCATGCAAGTACACAACGAAGCCACCATATTGTGATGGAACTCACATCAATCTTCCGTGTGACGTTCTTGATCGTCAGAGAGATTGTAAGAAAAATAAAGAACATAGTAACTGTAGAAAGCTTTGTACAAATTGTGGGTACGTTCCTGActtttga
- the LOC140047977 gene encoding uncharacterized protein: protein MAELEKSPIVTFVENLTDCPMCFDEMEQPKLLHCGHSFCLKCLRNQCEANNENDNPSNIKCALCRSSGEIPITGLEGLPSSFVIEDAKQCLRKVGRTRVKLPVCDKAGHNQVLNVWCETCNKLICIVCRDHHLHDDHSVCPATPAKSFEEYCKQTYRNEKKIAELELANANIVLEHSQCQTKADSLSGEIKDLNTDKNKMIKLAKTKQEQLVNITKRHETEMDKVRSEHYELQYALQVQIESLVDEIGSLNVENTQNAERLRRDKQEHENIKNGYQKELEKMVSEHRKQQIQLQTKIDSLAEEKESLKFEKVEIAESAMRTRKHQEKILTTYQKELEKTESENRNLRDRLETSLSKIERLNEDKSKIVEEAIREGEIIIRRYQSELDGIQSEARYRYNMQIISSRDERASLELERSRNLEREKILKREKQALLFVLIIIILSFYLYIFFN from the coding sequence ATGGCTGAACTGGAAAAGAGCCCGATAGTGACGTTTGTAGAAAATCTTACCGACTGTCCCATGTGCTTCGATGAAATGGAGCAACCTAAGTTACTTCATTGTGGACATTCATTTTGCTTAAAATGTCTACGTAATCAATGTGAAGCCAATAATGAGAATGACAACCCAAGTAATATTAAATGTGCTTTGTGTAGAAGTTCAGGCGAAATTCCAATCACTGGATTAGAAGGACTTCCTTCGTCTTTTGTGATCGAAGATGCAAAGCAATGCTTACGAAAAGTCGGTAGAACAAGGGTTAAACTTCCTGTATGTGACAAAGCTGGCCACAATCAAGTTTTAAACGTGTGGTGCGAAACATGTAATAAACTAATATGTATTGTTTGCCGTGATCATCATTTACATGACGATCACAGTGTGTGTCCTGCGACTCCTGCGAAGTCATTTGAAGAATACTGTAAACAAACGTACagaaatgaaaagaaaatagcAGAACTAGAACTCGCCAATGCAAATATAGTATTGGAACATTCTCAATGTCAAACAAAAGCAGACTCATTGAGTGGTGAGATTAAAGATTTAAATacagacaaaaataaaatgataaaacttGCAAAAACAAAACAGGAACAACTTGTAAATATTACTAAAAGGCATGAAACTGAAATGGATAAAGTAAGATCTGAACATTATGAGTTACAGTATGCACTCCAAGTGCAAATTGAATCATTGGTTGATGAAATTGGAAGCTTAAATGTAGAAAATACTCAAAATGCAGAACGTTTGCGCAGAGACAAGCAAGAACATGAAAATATCAAGAACGGATATCAAAAGGAGCTTGAGAAAATGGTATCTGAACATCGTAAACAACAAATTCAATTACAAACTAAAATTGATTCATTAGCTGAAGAAAAAGAAAGCTTAAAATTCGAAAAAGTTGAAATTGCAGAAAGTGCAATGAGAACAAGAAAGCATCAAGAAAAGATCCTGACAACATATCAAAAGGAGCTTGAAAAAACAGAATCCGAAAATCGTAACTTAAGAGATAGGTTAGAGACTTCCCTTTCTAAGATTGAAAGATTAAACGAAGACAAAAGTAAAATTGTAGAAGAGGCAATCAGAGAAGGTGAAATCATTATTAGAAGATATCAATCGGAACTTGATGGGATACAGTCTGAAGCACGATATCGATACAATATGCAGATTATATCATCACGTGATGAGAGAGCAAGCTTAGAACTAGAAAGAAGCAGAAATCTGGAACGTGAAAAGATactaaaaagagaaaaacaggCCTTGTTATTCGTATTGATTATCATAATTTTGTCATtctatctatatatatttttcaattaa